A DNA window from Camelina sativa cultivar DH55 chromosome 13, Cs, whole genome shotgun sequence contains the following coding sequences:
- the LOC104737053 gene encoding WD repeat-containing protein DWA2-like isoform X2, translated as MSSRDQVKPSHILIKHQGSRRKASWKDPEVVQITAEDESGIHVWDLRKAKVPLQVIPGHANWTWAVKCNPEYDGLILSAGTDSAVNLWYASASSSDDKPSQSPVESIRQRLSF; from the exons ATGTCGTCGAGGGATCAAGTTAAGCCGTCGCACATTCTGATTAAGCATCAGGGATCTCGTAGGAAGGCGTCGTGGAAGGATCCGGAAG TTGTGCAGATAACTGCAGAGGATGAATCTGGCATACATGTCTGGGATCTCCGGAAGGCCAAGGTTCCTCTCCAAGTGATTCCTGGTCATGCAAACTG GACATGGGCTGTCAAGTGTAATCCTGAGTATGATGGACTGATTTTG AGCGCTGGAACAGATTCGGCTGTCAACCTGTGGTATGCTTCAGCATCATCCAGTGATGACAAACCCTCACAAAG CCCTGTGGAATCCATACGTCAGCGTTTAAGCTTCTGA
- the LOC104737053 gene encoding WD repeat-containing protein DWA2-like isoform X1 gives MSSRDQVKPSHILIKHQGSRRKASWKDPEVVQITAEDESGIHVWDLRKAKVPLQVIPGHANWTWAVKCNPEYDGLILKTQSAGTDSAVNLWYASASSSDDKPSQSPVESIRQRLSF, from the exons ATGTCGTCGAGGGATCAAGTTAAGCCGTCGCACATTCTGATTAAGCATCAGGGATCTCGTAGGAAGGCGTCGTGGAAGGATCCGGAAG TTGTGCAGATAACTGCAGAGGATGAATCTGGCATACATGTCTGGGATCTCCGGAAGGCCAAGGTTCCTCTCCAAGTGATTCCTGGTCATGCAAACTG GACATGGGCTGTCAAGTGTAATCCTGAGTATGATGGACTGATTTTG AAAACACAGAGCGCTGGAACAGATTCGGCTGTCAACCTGTGGTATGCTTCAGCATCATCCAGTGATGACAAACCCTCACAAAG CCCTGTGGAATCCATACGTCAGCGTTTAAGCTTCTGA